One window from the genome of Prosthecobacter vanneervenii encodes:
- a CDS encoding Pls/PosA family non-ribosomal peptide synthetase, producing MQASVWQRTRLHDYYTHSAALHPQRPAVIVGERTISYAELEALSDSIAARLQKQGVLRGDRVGMWLPRSLEAYAALLGILKAGAAYVPMDAAYPPERVQFISTDAEVRLLITLPELAATLDEGSHSLMVLDAGWETLSTEPFTPADVSTDDLAYIIYTSGSTGKPKGVPIPHACACHFVNAEAQVLPVTAEDRVFQGFSLAFDASVEELWLAWGNGAALVCGSADLMRDTTALAGRLSQLGITVLSCVPTLLAMLEHDMPCLRLLIVGGEACPQDLVRRWTRGGRRMVNTYGPTEATVVATWHDLHADEPVKIGKPLPGYHTCVVDDQIQRLPSGKPGELLIGGPCLTPGYLNRPELNQEKFISPPWAEGARWYRTGDLVRLDAHDALEFLGRIDDQVKLRGFRIELGEIESVIMSCTGVAAAAVAVKQDAGGTEFLAAYVTLKHSAVWDEKAARHIIGERLPPYMMPAVFTVLEQLPTLPSGKINRKALPDISLPLRTASSAPPAEFTPAQQTVYLQWQACFPGTTPRLTDDFFDLGGHSLLATRIVSELRTQSRWANVSVMDVYRQRTLAAFAQKLDELEAAWRATHPAATAEHSDEAAHVPAAPGTPPGPALLVRHFCCGMLQFLALYPLFALASPVWLASFFVWDEMVAQDMQYQLFVAIIVAVSLLFNLQVVQAVICIAAKWLIIGRIRPGRYPLWGWYYFRFWLVQRVHSIFSLGHFKSTPMINLYFRLMGAKIGRQVHLGTASLAAFDVVSIGDRTSIGHDAVLNGYTLEKGWLIIGPITIGADCFIGSKALVNRDARMEPDSSLDHGSMLPPGGVIPAGEYWHGAPARASSRPERWHPKQAERRNSLGIMTLAYMAGLMFISVIPTVALLPGAFFIGWIEEGVNLHGDSLQHIFSYESGFWKIVMAAPFAGASYVVVLCLIIALAKKILLGRVQPGIYPLHSLWYVRQWFIGCLLNMSLELLFPLYASIYLPPWLRMLGAKLGKNVEVSTAENFNPDLLDLSEGVFVADAVCLGASEIREGWVRLQMVTVGKNSFLGNSAVVPGGTTLASDSLVGVLSMPPQNPADALQQDSSWLGIPSFALPHREKNTSFGQERTYKPTMKLRLLRATIELIRVVLPTSVSIIGAFIMFLLLSDQLYYHHLEFWGTILLFPVFLFMFGLFCMGCTIVLKWLVIGRYRPAEHPLWSHFVWRTELMAAVHEHLAMPALGGLLIGTPFLPWYFRLLGARIGRRCCLETPYLTEFDLVHLGDDVCLGHQADPQTHLFEDRVMKMSTVTIGDNCSVGPLAVVLYDAEMKPGSRLDGHSLLMKGETLPPYTRWHGSPAQRIDAAI from the coding sequence ATGCAGGCATCTGTCTGGCAGCGCACCCGGCTGCATGATTACTACACTCATTCAGCAGCTCTGCATCCTCAGCGCCCCGCCGTGATCGTCGGAGAGCGCACGATCAGCTACGCGGAGCTGGAGGCACTCTCAGACAGCATCGCGGCCCGCCTGCAAAAGCAGGGCGTACTGCGTGGCGACCGCGTGGGCATGTGGCTGCCGCGCTCGCTGGAGGCCTACGCTGCGCTGCTGGGCATCCTGAAAGCCGGTGCCGCGTATGTGCCCATGGACGCCGCCTACCCGCCCGAGCGCGTGCAGTTCATCAGCACGGATGCGGAGGTCAGGCTGCTCATCACCCTACCGGAGCTGGCTGCGACACTCGATGAAGGAAGCCACAGCCTCATGGTGTTGGATGCCGGGTGGGAAACCCTTTCCACAGAGCCATTCACGCCAGCCGATGTCTCCACAGACGATCTGGCCTACATCATCTACACCTCCGGCTCCACGGGAAAGCCCAAGGGCGTGCCCATCCCGCATGCCTGCGCCTGCCACTTTGTGAATGCCGAGGCGCAGGTGCTGCCCGTGACTGCCGAGGACCGCGTGTTTCAGGGCTTCTCGCTGGCCTTTGACGCGTCGGTGGAAGAGCTCTGGCTGGCTTGGGGAAATGGAGCCGCGCTCGTCTGCGGCAGTGCGGATCTCATGCGGGACACCACCGCGCTGGCGGGACGTCTCTCGCAGCTGGGCATCACCGTGCTCTCCTGTGTGCCTACGCTGCTGGCCATGCTGGAGCACGACATGCCCTGCCTGCGGCTGCTCATCGTGGGCGGCGAGGCCTGTCCGCAGGATCTGGTGCGGCGCTGGACGCGTGGCGGCCGCCGCATGGTGAACACCTACGGCCCCACCGAGGCCACCGTGGTGGCCACCTGGCATGACCTTCATGCCGACGAGCCTGTGAAGATCGGCAAGCCCCTGCCCGGCTACCACACATGCGTGGTGGATGACCAGATACAGAGGCTGCCATCTGGCAAACCGGGCGAGCTTCTCATCGGTGGCCCATGCCTGACTCCGGGCTACCTCAACCGCCCCGAACTGAACCAGGAGAAATTCATCTCTCCGCCGTGGGCGGAAGGTGCGCGCTGGTACCGCACCGGAGATCTGGTACGTCTGGATGCACACGATGCGCTCGAATTCCTTGGCCGTATCGATGATCAGGTAAAGCTGCGCGGATTCCGCATCGAGCTGGGAGAAATCGAGAGCGTCATCATGAGCTGCACCGGCGTGGCCGCAGCTGCCGTGGCAGTGAAGCAGGATGCTGGCGGCACCGAATTTCTGGCGGCTTATGTGACGCTGAAACACTCCGCCGTGTGGGATGAAAAAGCAGCACGCCACATCATCGGTGAGCGCCTGCCTCCTTACATGATGCCGGCGGTCTTCACCGTGCTCGAGCAACTGCCCACGCTGCCCAGCGGCAAGATCAACCGCAAGGCGCTGCCAGACATCTCGCTGCCGCTGCGCACCGCTTCGTCAGCACCACCGGCCGAGTTCACACCAGCGCAGCAGACTGTGTACCTGCAATGGCAGGCCTGCTTTCCCGGCACCACGCCAAGGCTCACGGATGACTTCTTTGATCTCGGCGGCCACTCGCTGCTGGCCACGCGCATTGTCTCAGAGCTGCGCACGCAGTCGCGCTGGGCCAATGTCTCGGTGATGGATGTGTACCGCCAGCGCACGCTCGCGGCCTTTGCGCAAAAGCTGGATGAACTGGAAGCCGCCTGGCGAGCCACACATCCCGCAGCCACCGCAGAGCACAGCGATGAAGCAGCCCACGTGCCCGCAGCCCCCGGCACCCCTCCAGGCCCTGCGCTGTTGGTGCGTCATTTCTGCTGTGGCATGCTGCAGTTCCTCGCGCTTTACCCGCTCTTTGCCCTGGCCTCTCCGGTGTGGCTGGCCAGCTTCTTTGTGTGGGACGAGATGGTGGCGCAGGACATGCAGTACCAGCTCTTTGTGGCCATCATCGTGGCCGTCTCTCTGCTGTTCAATCTGCAGGTCGTTCAGGCCGTCATCTGCATTGCCGCCAAGTGGCTCATCATCGGCCGCATCCGCCCCGGGCGCTACCCGCTCTGGGGATGGTATTACTTCCGCTTCTGGCTGGTGCAGCGTGTGCACTCCATCTTCAGCCTGGGACACTTCAAGTCCACGCCGATGATCAATCTCTACTTCCGCCTCATGGGCGCAAAGATCGGCAGGCAGGTGCATCTTGGCACAGCCAGTCTTGCGGCCTTTGATGTGGTCAGCATCGGGGACCGCACCAGCATCGGGCATGATGCCGTGCTCAATGGCTACACTTTGGAAAAAGGCTGGCTCATCATCGGCCCCATCACGATCGGTGCAGACTGCTTCATCGGGTCCAAGGCGCTCGTGAATCGTGATGCCCGTATGGAACCGGACTCATCTTTGGATCACGGCTCCATGCTGCCGCCCGGCGGCGTCATTCCCGCAGGCGAATACTGGCACGGCGCACCCGCACGCGCCTCCAGCAGGCCGGAGCGCTGGCACCCGAAACAAGCGGAGCGGCGAAACAGCCTGGGCATCATGACGCTGGCCTACATGGCGGGCCTGATGTTTATCTCTGTCATCCCCACCGTGGCGCTGCTGCCGGGCGCCTTTTTTATCGGCTGGATCGAGGAGGGCGTGAACCTGCATGGCGACTCGCTGCAGCACATCTTCTCCTACGAGTCCGGCTTCTGGAAGATCGTCATGGCCGCACCGTTCGCAGGAGCATCCTATGTGGTGGTGCTGTGCCTCATCATCGCGCTGGCCAAGAAGATCCTGCTCGGGCGTGTGCAGCCCGGCATCTACCCGCTGCACAGCCTGTGGTATGTGCGGCAGTGGTTCATCGGCTGCCTGTTGAACATGAGCCTGGAGCTGCTTTTCCCGCTCTATGCCAGCATCTACCTGCCACCGTGGCTGCGCATGCTGGGCGCGAAACTGGGAAAAAACGTGGAGGTCTCCACGGCGGAGAATTTCAATCCGGACCTGCTGGATCTCTCCGAAGGCGTCTTTGTGGCGGACGCCGTCTGTCTCGGTGCCTCAGAGATCCGTGAAGGCTGGGTGCGCCTGCAGATGGTGACGGTGGGAAAAAACAGCTTTCTGGGAAACAGCGCCGTCGTGCCCGGCGGCACCACGCTGGCCTCGGATTCGCTCGTGGGCGTGCTGTCCATGCCGCCGCAAAACCCCGCCGATGCACTGCAGCAGGACAGCTCCTGGCTGGGCATTCCCTCCTTTGCGCTGCCACACCGGGAGAAGAACACCTCCTTTGGCCAGGAGCGCACTTACAAGCCCACAATGAAGCTGCGCCTGCTGCGCGCCACCATCGAGCTCATCCGCGTGGTGCTGCCCACCAGCGTCTCCATCATCGGCGCTTTTATCATGTTCCTGCTGCTCTCCGACCAGCTATACTACCATCACCTGGAATTCTGGGGCACCATCCTGCTTTTCCCGGTGTTTCTCTTCATGTTTGGCCTCTTCTGCATGGGCTGCACCATCGTTTTAAAATGGCTCGTCATCGGCCGTTACCGGCCCGCAGAGCATCCGCTCTGGAGCCACTTCGTCTGGCGCACGGAGCTCATGGCAGCGGTGCACGAGCACCTGGCCATGCCAGCGCTGGGAGGCCTGCTCATCGGCACGCCGTTTCTGCCGTGGTACTTCCGCCTGCTGGGGGCGCGCATCGGCAGGCGCTGCTGCCTGGAGACGCCCTACCTCACGGAATTTGATCTCGTGCATCTGGGGGACGATGTCTGTCTGGGGCATCAGGCCGACCCGCAGACGCATCTGTTTGAAGACCGCGTCATGAAGATGTCCACCGTCACCATCGGAGACAACTGCTCCGTGGGCCCGCTGGCGGTGGTGCTCTATGATGCCGAGATGAAACCCGGCTCGCGCCTGGACGGCCACTCGCTGCTGATGAAAGGCGAGACCCTGCCGCCTTACACACGCTGGCATGGCTCACCAGCCCAGCGTATTGATGCCGCGATATGA
- a CDS encoding RsmB/NOP family class I SAM-dependent RNA methyltransferase yields the protein MKLPPHLLDEIILSLGEIFVGRRYADKVIEYTFKRHRKWGSRDRRIFAESIYECVRWWRWFWHLAGLPDEEHTQPEAITPERLWRVWAAYWITNGRELPKDDTAPEVKPGDVLKRAKEGAPPAIRAAIPDWLETRGAQELGSAWPALREALNQPAEVFMRVNTLKNDRRALREKLGQEGYETEAVDHVPSALRLKQRANLFGTASYKAGLFEVQDAASQLIAPFLQVEPGMRVIDACAGGGGKALHLAALMRNKGKLLALDVHAWKLAELRKRASRAGVDIIETREIEGSKTVKRLAQKADRVLLDVPCSGLGVLRRNPDAKWKLSDAEVERLIALQAEILESYSRMVVPGGRLVYATCSILPSENERQVQAFLARHGSDWILEEELHRNPETGAFDGFYAARLLRKKDEKSPEQAPPAESTEPTE from the coding sequence ATGAAGCTCCCGCCCCACCTGCTCGACGAAATCATCCTTTCACTGGGGGAGATCTTTGTGGGCAGGCGCTACGCGGACAAGGTCATCGAGTACACTTTCAAGCGTCATCGCAAGTGGGGCAGCCGGGATCGCCGCATCTTTGCGGAGTCCATCTATGAATGCGTGCGCTGGTGGCGCTGGTTCTGGCATCTGGCCGGACTGCCGGACGAGGAGCACACGCAGCCGGAGGCCATCACCCCGGAGCGCCTGTGGCGCGTGTGGGCCGCCTACTGGATCACCAACGGCCGCGAGCTGCCCAAGGACGACACCGCTCCTGAGGTAAAGCCGGGCGATGTCCTGAAACGCGCCAAGGAAGGTGCCCCGCCTGCCATCCGCGCGGCCATCCCCGACTGGCTAGAGACACGCGGTGCACAGGAGCTCGGCTCTGCATGGCCCGCACTGCGCGAGGCGCTGAACCAGCCTGCCGAAGTCTTCATGCGGGTGAACACGCTCAAAAACGACCGCCGTGCCCTGCGTGAAAAGCTGGGGCAGGAAGGCTACGAAACTGAGGCCGTCGATCATGTGCCCAGCGCGCTGCGCCTGAAGCAACGCGCCAACCTCTTTGGCACCGCCTCGTATAAAGCGGGTCTCTTTGAAGTGCAGGATGCGGCCTCGCAGCTCATCGCACCGTTTTTGCAGGTAGAGCCCGGCATGCGTGTCATCGATGCCTGCGCTGGTGGCGGTGGCAAGGCGCTGCATCTCGCCGCACTCATGCGCAACAAAGGCAAGCTGCTGGCGCTGGATGTGCACGCCTGGAAGCTGGCCGAGCTGCGCAAGCGCGCCTCACGCGCCGGGGTGGACATCATCGAGACACGCGAGATCGAAGGCTCCAAGACCGTGAAGCGCCTGGCGCAGAAAGCCGACCGCGTGCTGCTGGACGTGCCCTGCTCCGGCCTCGGTGTGCTGCGCCGTAATCCCGATGCCAAGTGGAAGCTCAGCGATGCCGAGGTGGAGCGCCTCATCGCCCTGCAGGCCGAGATTCTCGAAAGCTACAGCCGCATGGTCGTGCCCGGCGGCAGGCTGGTCTATGCCACCTGCAGCATCCTCCCCAGCGAAAACGAGCGGCAGGTGCAGGCCTTCCTGGCCAGGCACGGCAGCGATTGGATCTTGGAGGAAGAACTGCACCGCAATCCGGAGACGGGTGCCTTTGATGGCTTCTACGCTGCAAGGCTGCTGCGCAAAAAGGACGAGAAAAGTCCTGAGCAAGCACCGCCTGCGGAAAGCACGGAACCCACCGAGTGA
- a CDS encoding FmdB family zinc ribbon protein, with translation MPTYVYETIPQFEGEPAKRFEIRQSMKDAPLTQHPDSGQPVRRVPIGGTGIMGGGSSGGSMPSGGGSCGSGCGCH, from the coding sequence ATGCCCACCTACGTTTACGAAACCATCCCCCAGTTTGAAGGAGAGCCTGCCAAGCGCTTTGAAATCCGCCAGAGCATGAAGGACGCACCGCTGACCCAGCACCCGGACAGCGGCCAGCCCGTGCGCCGTGTGCCCATCGGCGGCACCGGCATCATGGGTGGCGGCAGCAGCGGTGGCAGCATGCCCTCCGGCGGCGGCTCCTGCGGCAGCGGCTGCGGGTGTCACTAA